One region of Desmodus rotundus isolate HL8 chromosome 11, HLdesRot8A.1, whole genome shotgun sequence genomic DNA includes:
- the BCLAF1 gene encoding bcl-2-associated transcription factor 1 isoform X1, with protein sequence MGRSNSRSHSSRSKSRSQSSSRSRSRSHSRKKRYSSRSRSRTYSRSRSRDRIYSRDYRRDYRNNRGMRRPYGYRGRGRGYYQGGGGRYHRGGYRPVWNRRHSRSPRRGRSRSRSPKRRSVSSQRSRSRSRRSYRSSRSPRSSSSRSSSPYSKSPVSKRRGSQEKQTKKSEGEPQEESPLKNKSQEEPKDTFEHDPSESIDEFNKSSATSGDIWPGLSAYDNSPRSPHSPSPIATPPSQSSSCSDAPMLSTVHSAKNTPSQHSHSIQHSPERSGSGSVGNGSSRYSPSQNSPIHHIPSRRSPAKTITPQNAPRDEARGRSSFYPDGGDQESAKTGKFLKRFTDEESRVFLLDRGNTREKEAPKEKGSEKGRAEGEWEDQEALDYFSDKESGKQKFNDSEGDDTEETEDYRQFRKSVLADQGKNFATASHRNTEEEGTKYKSKVSLKGNRESDGFREEKNYKLKETGYVVERPSTTKDKHKEDDKNSERITVKKETQSPEQVKSEKLKDLFDYSPPLHKNLDAREKSTFREESPLRIKMIASDSHRPEVKLKMAPVPLDDSNRPASLTKDRLLASTLVHSVKKEQEFRSIFDHIKLPQASKSTSESFIQHIVSLVHHVKEQYFKSPAMSLNERFTSYQKATEEHSTRQKSPEIHRRIDISPSALRKHTRLAGEERVFKEEIQKGDKKLRCDSADLRHDIDRRRKERSKERGDSKGSRESSGSRKQEKTPKDYKEFKSYKDDSKHKSREQDHSRSSSSSASPSSPSSREEKESKKEREEEFKTHHELKEYSGFAGVSRPRGTFFRIRGRGRARGVFAGTNTGPNNSNTTFQKRPKEEEWDPEYTPKSKKYFLHDDRDDGVDYWAKRGRGRGTFQRGRGRFNFKKSGSSPKWTHDKYQGDGIVEDEEETMENNEEKKDRRKEEKE encoded by the exons atgggtcgCTCCAATTCTAGATCACATTCTTCAAGATCAAAGTCTAGATCACAGTCTAGTTCTCGGTCAAGATCAAGGTCACACTCTAGAAAGAAGAGATACAG ttctAGGTCTCGTTCGAGGACGTATTCAAGATCTCGTAGTAGAGATCGTATTTATTCTAGAGATTATCGGCGAGATTACAGAAATAATAGAGGAATGAGACGACCTTATGGGTACAGAGGAAGGGGTAGAGGGTATTATCAAGGTGGAGGAGGTAGATATCATCGAGGTGGCTATAGACCTGTCTGGAATAGAAGACACTCGAGGAGTCCTAGACGAGGTCGCTCACGTTCCAGGAGTCCAAAAAGAAGATCCGTTTCCTCTCAAAGATCCCGAAGCAGATCTCGTCGGTCATATAGATCCTCTAGGTCTCCCAGATCATCCTCTTCTCGTTCTTCATCCCCATATAGCAAATCTCCTGTCTCTAAAAGACGAGGGTCtcaggaaaaacaaaccaaaaaatctGAAGGGGAGCCCCAAGAAGAGAGTCCTTTGAAAAATAAGTCACAGGAGGAACCGAAAGATACATTTGAACATGACCCATCTGAATCTATTGATGAGTTTAATAAATCATCAGCCACATCTGGTGATATTTGGCCTGGCCTTTCAGCTTATGATAATAGTCCTAGATCACCCCACTCTCCTTCACCGATTGCTACACCACCTAGTCAGAGTTCATCTTGCTCTGATGCACCCATGCTCAGTACAGTTCACTCTGCAAAAAATACCCCCTCTCAGCATTCACATTCCATTCAGCATAGTCCTGAAAGGTCTGGGTCTGGTTCTGTTGGGAATGGATCTAGTCGCTATAGTCCTTCTCAGAATAGTCCAATTCATCACATCCCTTCACGAAGAAGCCCTGCAAAGACAATCACACCACAAAATGCTCCAAGAGATGAGGCTAGGGGACGTTCTTCATTTTATCCTGATGGTGGAGATCAGGAATCTGCAAAGACAGGAAAATTCTTAAAAAG GTTCACAGATGAAGAGTCTAGAGTATTCCTGCTTGATAGGGGTAATACCAGGGAAAAAGAGGCTCCAAAGGAGAAAGGAtcagagaaagggagggcagagggagaatggGAAGATCAGGAAGCTCTAGATTACTTCAGTGATAAAGAGTCTGGAAAACAAAAGTTTAATGATTCAGAAGGGGATgacacagaggagacagaggaTTATAGACAGTTCAGGAAGTCAGTCCTTGCAGATCAGGGTAAAAATTTTGCTACTGCATCTCACCGGAATACTGAGGAGGAAGGAACCAAGTACAAGTCCAAAGTTTCACTGAAAGGCAATAGAGAAAGTGATGgatttagagaagaaaagaattatAAACTTAAAGAGACTGGATATGTAGTGGAGAGGCCTAGCACTACAAAAGATAAGCACAAGGAAGACGACAAAAATTCTGAGAGAATAACAGTAAAGAAAGAAACTCAGTCACCTGAGCAGGTAAAGTCTGAAAAGCTCAAAGACCTCTTTGATTACAGTCCCCCTCTACACAAGAATCTGGATGCACGAGAAAAGTCTACCTTCAGAGAGGAGAGCCCACTTAGGATCAAAATGATAGCCAGTGATTCTCATCGTCCTGAAGTCAAACTCAAAATGGCCCCTGTTCCTCTCGATGATTCTAACAG ACCTGCTTCCTTGACTAAAGACAGGCTACTTGCTAGTACACTTGTCCATTCTGTCAAGAAGGAGCAAGAATTCCGATCCATCTTTGACCACATTAAGTTGCCACAGGCCAGCAAAAGCACTTCAGAGTCATTTATTCAGCACATTGTATCCTTGGTTCATCATGTTAAAG AGCAATACTTCAAATCACCTGCAATGTCCCTAAACGAGAGGTTCACTTCCTATCAGAAAGCCACTGAAGAACATAGTACCCGGCAAAAGAGCCCGGAGATACACAG GAGAATTGACATCTCTCCAAGTGCCCTGAGGAAGCATACCCGTTtagcaggggaagagagagtttttaaagaagaaattcaaaag GGAGACAAAAAATTAAGGTGTGATTCTGCTGATCTTCGGCATGACATTGATCGtcggagaaaagaaagaagtaaagaacGTGGGGATTCCAAGGGCTCCAGGGAATCCAGTGGgtcaagaaagcaagaaaaaactcCAAAAGATTACAAGGAATTCAAATCTTACAAAGATGACAG taaacaTAAAAGTAGAGAGCAAGATCATTCTCGATCTTCATCCTCTTCAGCATCACCTTCTTCTCCCAGTTCTCgagaagaaaaggagagtaaGAAAGAACGAGAAGAAGAATTTAAAACTCACCATGAACTGAAAGAATATTCGGGCTTTGCAGGAGTTAGCCGACCACGAGGAACCTTT TTTCGAAttagaggcagaggaagagccaGAGGAGTTTTTGCTGGGACAAATACTGGTCCAAACAACTCAAATACTACTTTTCAAAAGAGACcgaaggaagaggaatgggatCCAGAATATACCCCAAAGAGCAAGAAGTACTTCTTG CATGATGACAGAGATGATGGTGTGGATTATTGGGCCAAAAGAGGAAGAGGTCGTGGTACTTTTCAACGTGGCAGAGGGCGCTTTAACTTCAAAAAATCAGGTAGCAGTCCAAAATGGACTCATGACAAATACCAAGGGGACGGGATTGTTGAAGATGAAGAAGAGACcatggaaaataatgaagaaaagaaggacAGGCGcaaagaagaaaag gagTAG
- the BCLAF1 gene encoding bcl-2-associated transcription factor 1 isoform X6 produces the protein MGRSNSRSHSSRSKSRSQSSSRSRSRSHSRKKRYRSRSRTYSRSRSRDRIYSRDYRRDYRNNRGMRRPYGYRGRGRGYYQGGGGRYHRGGYRPVWNRRHSRSPRRGRSRSRSPKRRSVSSQRSRSRSRRSYRSSRSPRSSSSRSSSPYSKSPVSKRRGSQEKQTKKSEGEPQEESPLKNKSQEEPKDTFEHDPSESIDEFNKSSATSGDIWPGLSAYDNSPRSPHSPSPIATPPSQSSSCSDAPMLSTVHSAKNTPSQHSHSIQHSPERSGSGSVGNGSSRYSPSQNSPIHHIPSRRSPAKTITPQNAPRDEARGRSSFYPDGGDQESAKTGKFLKSPPLHKNLDAREKSTFREESPLRIKMIASDSHRPEVKLKMAPVPLDDSNRPASLTKDRLLASTLVHSVKKEQEFRSIFDHIKLPQASKSTSESFIQHIVSLVHHVKEQYFKSPAMSLNERFTSYQKATEEHSTRQKSPEIHRRIDISPSALRKHTRLAGEERVFKEEIQKGDKKLRCDSADLRHDIDRRRKERSKERGDSKGSRESSGSRKQEKTPKDYKEFKSYKDDSKHKSREQDHSRSSSSSASPSSPSSREEKESKKEREEEFKTHHELKEYSGFAGVSRPRGTFFRIRGRGRARGVFAGTNTGPNNSNTTFQKRPKEEEWDPEYTPKSKKYFLHDDRDDGVDYWAKRGRGRGTFQRGRGRFNFKKSGSSPKWTHDKYQGDGIVEDEEETMENNEEKKDRRKEEKE, from the exons atgggtcgCTCCAATTCTAGATCACATTCTTCAAGATCAAAGTCTAGATCACAGTCTAGTTCTCGGTCAAGATCAAGGTCACACTCTAGAAAGAAGAGATACAG GTCTCGTTCGAGGACGTATTCAAGATCTCGTAGTAGAGATCGTATTTATTCTAGAGATTATCGGCGAGATTACAGAAATAATAGAGGAATGAGACGACCTTATGGGTACAGAGGAAGGGGTAGAGGGTATTATCAAGGTGGAGGAGGTAGATATCATCGAGGTGGCTATAGACCTGTCTGGAATAGAAGACACTCGAGGAGTCCTAGACGAGGTCGCTCACGTTCCAGGAGTCCAAAAAGAAGATCCGTTTCCTCTCAAAGATCCCGAAGCAGATCTCGTCGGTCATATAGATCCTCTAGGTCTCCCAGATCATCCTCTTCTCGTTCTTCATCCCCATATAGCAAATCTCCTGTCTCTAAAAGACGAGGGTCtcaggaaaaacaaaccaaaaaatctGAAGGGGAGCCCCAAGAAGAGAGTCCTTTGAAAAATAAGTCACAGGAGGAACCGAAAGATACATTTGAACATGACCCATCTGAATCTATTGATGAGTTTAATAAATCATCAGCCACATCTGGTGATATTTGGCCTGGCCTTTCAGCTTATGATAATAGTCCTAGATCACCCCACTCTCCTTCACCGATTGCTACACCACCTAGTCAGAGTTCATCTTGCTCTGATGCACCCATGCTCAGTACAGTTCACTCTGCAAAAAATACCCCCTCTCAGCATTCACATTCCATTCAGCATAGTCCTGAAAGGTCTGGGTCTGGTTCTGTTGGGAATGGATCTAGTCGCTATAGTCCTTCTCAGAATAGTCCAATTCATCACATCCCTTCACGAAGAAGCCCTGCAAAGACAATCACACCACAAAATGCTCCAAGAGATGAGGCTAGGGGACGTTCTTCATTTTATCCTGATGGTGGAGATCAGGAATCTGCAAAGACAGGAAAATTCTTAAAAAG TCCCCCTCTACACAAGAATCTGGATGCACGAGAAAAGTCTACCTTCAGAGAGGAGAGCCCACTTAGGATCAAAATGATAGCCAGTGATTCTCATCGTCCTGAAGTCAAACTCAAAATGGCCCCTGTTCCTCTCGATGATTCTAACAG ACCTGCTTCCTTGACTAAAGACAGGCTACTTGCTAGTACACTTGTCCATTCTGTCAAGAAGGAGCAAGAATTCCGATCCATCTTTGACCACATTAAGTTGCCACAGGCCAGCAAAAGCACTTCAGAGTCATTTATTCAGCACATTGTATCCTTGGTTCATCATGTTAAAG AGCAATACTTCAAATCACCTGCAATGTCCCTAAACGAGAGGTTCACTTCCTATCAGAAAGCCACTGAAGAACATAGTACCCGGCAAAAGAGCCCGGAGATACACAG GAGAATTGACATCTCTCCAAGTGCCCTGAGGAAGCATACCCGTTtagcaggggaagagagagtttttaaagaagaaattcaaaag GGAGACAAAAAATTAAGGTGTGATTCTGCTGATCTTCGGCATGACATTGATCGtcggagaaaagaaagaagtaaagaacGTGGGGATTCCAAGGGCTCCAGGGAATCCAGTGGgtcaagaaagcaagaaaaaactcCAAAAGATTACAAGGAATTCAAATCTTACAAAGATGACAG taaacaTAAAAGTAGAGAGCAAGATCATTCTCGATCTTCATCCTCTTCAGCATCACCTTCTTCTCCCAGTTCTCgagaagaaaaggagagtaaGAAAGAACGAGAAGAAGAATTTAAAACTCACCATGAACTGAAAGAATATTCGGGCTTTGCAGGAGTTAGCCGACCACGAGGAACCTTT TTTCGAAttagaggcagaggaagagccaGAGGAGTTTTTGCTGGGACAAATACTGGTCCAAACAACTCAAATACTACTTTTCAAAAGAGACcgaaggaagaggaatgggatCCAGAATATACCCCAAAGAGCAAGAAGTACTTCTTG CATGATGACAGAGATGATGGTGTGGATTATTGGGCCAAAAGAGGAAGAGGTCGTGGTACTTTTCAACGTGGCAGAGGGCGCTTTAACTTCAAAAAATCAGGTAGCAGTCCAAAATGGACTCATGACAAATACCAAGGGGACGGGATTGTTGAAGATGAAGAAGAGACcatggaaaataatgaagaaaagaaggacAGGCGcaaagaagaaaag gagTAG
- the BCLAF1 gene encoding bcl-2-associated transcription factor 1 isoform X4, whose product MGRSNSRSHSSRSKSRSQSSSRSRSRSHSRKKRYRSRSRTYSRSRSRDRIYSRDYRRDYRNNRGMRRPYGYRGRGRGYYQGGGGRYHRGGYRPVWNRRHSRSPRRGRSRSRSPKRRSVSSQRSRSRSRRSYRSSRSPRSSSSRSSSPYSKSPVSKRRGSQEKQTKKSEGEPQEESPLKNKSQEEPKDTFEHDPSESIDEFNKSSATSGDIWPGLSAYDNSPRSPHSPSPIATPPSQSSSCSDAPMLSTVHSAKNTPSQHSHSIQHSPERSGSGSVGNGSSRYSPSQNSPIHHIPSRRSPAKTITPQNAPRDEARGRSSFYPDGGDQESAKTGKFLKRFTDEESRVFLLDRGNTREKEAPKEKGSEKGRAEGEWEDQEALDYFSDKESGKQKFNDSEGDDTEETEDYRQFRKSVLADQGKNFATASHRNTEEEGTKYKSKVSLKGNRESDGFREEKNYKLKETGYVVERPSTTKDKHKEDDKNSERITVKKETQSPEQVKSEKLKDLFDYSPPLHKNLDAREKSTFREESPLRIKMIASDSHRPEVKLKMAPVPLDDSNRPASLTKDRLLASTLVHSVKKEQEFRSIFDHIKLPQASKSTSESFIQHIVSLVHHVKEQYFKSPAMSLNERFTSYQKATEEHSTRQKSPEIHRRIDISPSALRKHTRLAGEERVFKEEIQKGDKKLRCDSADLRHDIDRRRKERSKERGDSKGSRESSGSRKQEKTPKDYKEFKSYKDDSKHKSREQDHSRSSSSSASPSSPSSREEKESKKEREEEFKTHHELKEYSGFAGVSRPRGTFHDDRDDGVDYWAKRGRGRGTFQRGRGRFNFKKSGSSPKWTHDKYQGDGIVEDEEETMENNEEKKDRRKEEKE is encoded by the exons atgggtcgCTCCAATTCTAGATCACATTCTTCAAGATCAAAGTCTAGATCACAGTCTAGTTCTCGGTCAAGATCAAGGTCACACTCTAGAAAGAAGAGATACAG GTCTCGTTCGAGGACGTATTCAAGATCTCGTAGTAGAGATCGTATTTATTCTAGAGATTATCGGCGAGATTACAGAAATAATAGAGGAATGAGACGACCTTATGGGTACAGAGGAAGGGGTAGAGGGTATTATCAAGGTGGAGGAGGTAGATATCATCGAGGTGGCTATAGACCTGTCTGGAATAGAAGACACTCGAGGAGTCCTAGACGAGGTCGCTCACGTTCCAGGAGTCCAAAAAGAAGATCCGTTTCCTCTCAAAGATCCCGAAGCAGATCTCGTCGGTCATATAGATCCTCTAGGTCTCCCAGATCATCCTCTTCTCGTTCTTCATCCCCATATAGCAAATCTCCTGTCTCTAAAAGACGAGGGTCtcaggaaaaacaaaccaaaaaatctGAAGGGGAGCCCCAAGAAGAGAGTCCTTTGAAAAATAAGTCACAGGAGGAACCGAAAGATACATTTGAACATGACCCATCTGAATCTATTGATGAGTTTAATAAATCATCAGCCACATCTGGTGATATTTGGCCTGGCCTTTCAGCTTATGATAATAGTCCTAGATCACCCCACTCTCCTTCACCGATTGCTACACCACCTAGTCAGAGTTCATCTTGCTCTGATGCACCCATGCTCAGTACAGTTCACTCTGCAAAAAATACCCCCTCTCAGCATTCACATTCCATTCAGCATAGTCCTGAAAGGTCTGGGTCTGGTTCTGTTGGGAATGGATCTAGTCGCTATAGTCCTTCTCAGAATAGTCCAATTCATCACATCCCTTCACGAAGAAGCCCTGCAAAGACAATCACACCACAAAATGCTCCAAGAGATGAGGCTAGGGGACGTTCTTCATTTTATCCTGATGGTGGAGATCAGGAATCTGCAAAGACAGGAAAATTCTTAAAAAG GTTCACAGATGAAGAGTCTAGAGTATTCCTGCTTGATAGGGGTAATACCAGGGAAAAAGAGGCTCCAAAGGAGAAAGGAtcagagaaagggagggcagagggagaatggGAAGATCAGGAAGCTCTAGATTACTTCAGTGATAAAGAGTCTGGAAAACAAAAGTTTAATGATTCAGAAGGGGATgacacagaggagacagaggaTTATAGACAGTTCAGGAAGTCAGTCCTTGCAGATCAGGGTAAAAATTTTGCTACTGCATCTCACCGGAATACTGAGGAGGAAGGAACCAAGTACAAGTCCAAAGTTTCACTGAAAGGCAATAGAGAAAGTGATGgatttagagaagaaaagaattatAAACTTAAAGAGACTGGATATGTAGTGGAGAGGCCTAGCACTACAAAAGATAAGCACAAGGAAGACGACAAAAATTCTGAGAGAATAACAGTAAAGAAAGAAACTCAGTCACCTGAGCAGGTAAAGTCTGAAAAGCTCAAAGACCTCTTTGATTACAGTCCCCCTCTACACAAGAATCTGGATGCACGAGAAAAGTCTACCTTCAGAGAGGAGAGCCCACTTAGGATCAAAATGATAGCCAGTGATTCTCATCGTCCTGAAGTCAAACTCAAAATGGCCCCTGTTCCTCTCGATGATTCTAACAG ACCTGCTTCCTTGACTAAAGACAGGCTACTTGCTAGTACACTTGTCCATTCTGTCAAGAAGGAGCAAGAATTCCGATCCATCTTTGACCACATTAAGTTGCCACAGGCCAGCAAAAGCACTTCAGAGTCATTTATTCAGCACATTGTATCCTTGGTTCATCATGTTAAAG AGCAATACTTCAAATCACCTGCAATGTCCCTAAACGAGAGGTTCACTTCCTATCAGAAAGCCACTGAAGAACATAGTACCCGGCAAAAGAGCCCGGAGATACACAG GAGAATTGACATCTCTCCAAGTGCCCTGAGGAAGCATACCCGTTtagcaggggaagagagagtttttaaagaagaaattcaaaag GGAGACAAAAAATTAAGGTGTGATTCTGCTGATCTTCGGCATGACATTGATCGtcggagaaaagaaagaagtaaagaacGTGGGGATTCCAAGGGCTCCAGGGAATCCAGTGGgtcaagaaagcaagaaaaaactcCAAAAGATTACAAGGAATTCAAATCTTACAAAGATGACAG taaacaTAAAAGTAGAGAGCAAGATCATTCTCGATCTTCATCCTCTTCAGCATCACCTTCTTCTCCCAGTTCTCgagaagaaaaggagagtaaGAAAGAACGAGAAGAAGAATTTAAAACTCACCATGAACTGAAAGAATATTCGGGCTTTGCAGGAGTTAGCCGACCACGAGGAACCTTT CATGATGACAGAGATGATGGTGTGGATTATTGGGCCAAAAGAGGAAGAGGTCGTGGTACTTTTCAACGTGGCAGAGGGCGCTTTAACTTCAAAAAATCAGGTAGCAGTCCAAAATGGACTCATGACAAATACCAAGGGGACGGGATTGTTGAAGATGAAGAAGAGACcatggaaaataatgaagaaaagaaggacAGGCGcaaagaagaaaag gagTAG
- the BCLAF1 gene encoding bcl-2-associated transcription factor 1 isoform X3 — protein sequence MGRSNSRSHSSRSKSRSQSSSRSRSRSHSRKKRYSSRSRSRTYSRSRSRDRIYSRDYRRDYRNNRGMRRPYGYRGRGRGYYQGGGGRYHRGGYRPVWNRRHSRSPRRGRSRSRSPKRRSVSSQRSRSRSRRSYRSSRSPRSSSSRSSSPYSKSPVSKRRGSQEKQTKKSEGEPQEESPLKNKSQEEPKDTFEHDPSESIDEFNKSSATSGDIWPGLSAYDNSPRSPHSPSPIATPPSQSSSCSDAPMLSTVHSAKNTPSQHSHSIQHSPERSGSGSVGNGSSRYSPSQNSPIHHIPSRRSPAKTITPQNAPRDEARGRSSFYPDGGDQESAKTGKFLKRFTDEESRVFLLDRGNTREKEAPKEKGSEKGRAEGEWEDQEALDYFSDKESGKQKFNDSEGDDTEETEDYRQFRKSVLADQGKNFATASHRNTEEEGTKYKSKVSLKGNRESDGFREEKNYKLKETGYVVERPSTTKDKHKEDDKNSERITVKKETQSPEQVKSEKLKDLFDYSPPLHKNLDAREKSTFREESPLRIKMIASDSHRPEVKLKMAPVPLDDSNRPASLTKDRLLASTLVHSVKKEQEFRSIFDHIKLPQASKSTSESFIQHIVSLVHHVKEQYFKSPAMSLNERFTSYQKATEEHSTRQKSPEIHRRIDISPSALRKHTRLAGEERVFKEEIQKGDKKLRCDSADLRHDIDRRRKERSKERGDSKGSRESSGSRKQEKTPKDYKEFKSYKDDSKHKSREQDHSRSSSSSASPSSPSSREEKESKKEREEEFKTHHELKEYSGFAGVSRPRGTFHDDRDDGVDYWAKRGRGRGTFQRGRGRFNFKKSGSSPKWTHDKYQGDGIVEDEEETMENNEEKKDRRKEEKE from the exons atgggtcgCTCCAATTCTAGATCACATTCTTCAAGATCAAAGTCTAGATCACAGTCTAGTTCTCGGTCAAGATCAAGGTCACACTCTAGAAAGAAGAGATACAG ttctAGGTCTCGTTCGAGGACGTATTCAAGATCTCGTAGTAGAGATCGTATTTATTCTAGAGATTATCGGCGAGATTACAGAAATAATAGAGGAATGAGACGACCTTATGGGTACAGAGGAAGGGGTAGAGGGTATTATCAAGGTGGAGGAGGTAGATATCATCGAGGTGGCTATAGACCTGTCTGGAATAGAAGACACTCGAGGAGTCCTAGACGAGGTCGCTCACGTTCCAGGAGTCCAAAAAGAAGATCCGTTTCCTCTCAAAGATCCCGAAGCAGATCTCGTCGGTCATATAGATCCTCTAGGTCTCCCAGATCATCCTCTTCTCGTTCTTCATCCCCATATAGCAAATCTCCTGTCTCTAAAAGACGAGGGTCtcaggaaaaacaaaccaaaaaatctGAAGGGGAGCCCCAAGAAGAGAGTCCTTTGAAAAATAAGTCACAGGAGGAACCGAAAGATACATTTGAACATGACCCATCTGAATCTATTGATGAGTTTAATAAATCATCAGCCACATCTGGTGATATTTGGCCTGGCCTTTCAGCTTATGATAATAGTCCTAGATCACCCCACTCTCCTTCACCGATTGCTACACCACCTAGTCAGAGTTCATCTTGCTCTGATGCACCCATGCTCAGTACAGTTCACTCTGCAAAAAATACCCCCTCTCAGCATTCACATTCCATTCAGCATAGTCCTGAAAGGTCTGGGTCTGGTTCTGTTGGGAATGGATCTAGTCGCTATAGTCCTTCTCAGAATAGTCCAATTCATCACATCCCTTCACGAAGAAGCCCTGCAAAGACAATCACACCACAAAATGCTCCAAGAGATGAGGCTAGGGGACGTTCTTCATTTTATCCTGATGGTGGAGATCAGGAATCTGCAAAGACAGGAAAATTCTTAAAAAG GTTCACAGATGAAGAGTCTAGAGTATTCCTGCTTGATAGGGGTAATACCAGGGAAAAAGAGGCTCCAAAGGAGAAAGGAtcagagaaagggagggcagagggagaatggGAAGATCAGGAAGCTCTAGATTACTTCAGTGATAAAGAGTCTGGAAAACAAAAGTTTAATGATTCAGAAGGGGATgacacagaggagacagaggaTTATAGACAGTTCAGGAAGTCAGTCCTTGCAGATCAGGGTAAAAATTTTGCTACTGCATCTCACCGGAATACTGAGGAGGAAGGAACCAAGTACAAGTCCAAAGTTTCACTGAAAGGCAATAGAGAAAGTGATGgatttagagaagaaaagaattatAAACTTAAAGAGACTGGATATGTAGTGGAGAGGCCTAGCACTACAAAAGATAAGCACAAGGAAGACGACAAAAATTCTGAGAGAATAACAGTAAAGAAAGAAACTCAGTCACCTGAGCAGGTAAAGTCTGAAAAGCTCAAAGACCTCTTTGATTACAGTCCCCCTCTACACAAGAATCTGGATGCACGAGAAAAGTCTACCTTCAGAGAGGAGAGCCCACTTAGGATCAAAATGATAGCCAGTGATTCTCATCGTCCTGAAGTCAAACTCAAAATGGCCCCTGTTCCTCTCGATGATTCTAACAG ACCTGCTTCCTTGACTAAAGACAGGCTACTTGCTAGTACACTTGTCCATTCTGTCAAGAAGGAGCAAGAATTCCGATCCATCTTTGACCACATTAAGTTGCCACAGGCCAGCAAAAGCACTTCAGAGTCATTTATTCAGCACATTGTATCCTTGGTTCATCATGTTAAAG AGCAATACTTCAAATCACCTGCAATGTCCCTAAACGAGAGGTTCACTTCCTATCAGAAAGCCACTGAAGAACATAGTACCCGGCAAAAGAGCCCGGAGATACACAG GAGAATTGACATCTCTCCAAGTGCCCTGAGGAAGCATACCCGTTtagcaggggaagagagagtttttaaagaagaaattcaaaag GGAGACAAAAAATTAAGGTGTGATTCTGCTGATCTTCGGCATGACATTGATCGtcggagaaaagaaagaagtaaagaacGTGGGGATTCCAAGGGCTCCAGGGAATCCAGTGGgtcaagaaagcaagaaaaaactcCAAAAGATTACAAGGAATTCAAATCTTACAAAGATGACAG taaacaTAAAAGTAGAGAGCAAGATCATTCTCGATCTTCATCCTCTTCAGCATCACCTTCTTCTCCCAGTTCTCgagaagaaaaggagagtaaGAAAGAACGAGAAGAAGAATTTAAAACTCACCATGAACTGAAAGAATATTCGGGCTTTGCAGGAGTTAGCCGACCACGAGGAACCTTT CATGATGACAGAGATGATGGTGTGGATTATTGGGCCAAAAGAGGAAGAGGTCGTGGTACTTTTCAACGTGGCAGAGGGCGCTTTAACTTCAAAAAATCAGGTAGCAGTCCAAAATGGACTCATGACAAATACCAAGGGGACGGGATTGTTGAAGATGAAGAAGAGACcatggaaaataatgaagaaaagaaggacAGGCGcaaagaagaaaag gagTAG